In Populus nigra chromosome 10, ddPopNigr1.1, whole genome shotgun sequence, the following proteins share a genomic window:
- the LOC133705115 gene encoding uncharacterized protein LOC133705115 isoform X2, with protein MEDFWKRAKVFAEEAAKKSQTLTTSSNTIADLVTETAKKSKELALEASKKADQLKIAALKQADSIQFKSISDIIPSQLSSLSIVNTNAFSSASSSGSGPVVSDSELREFGVTDDLRDFVKGLTSSTFQNFPIQDEGEPSDVETTESNVRKDLSEWQERHATLVLTTVKQISKLRYELCPRVMKERRFWRIYFTLVSTHVATYEKQYTEEVKRKAEEQMKDEKAKESSGIGENSSKSESTEKSLKSKASSDEQELDSFLLGDLEDSDGGPVFQLSALSFR; from the exons ATGGAAGACTTCTGGAAGAGGGCGAAGGTATTCGCAGAAGAAGCAGCGAAGAAATCCCAAACCCTTACAACTTCTTCCAACACAATCGCCGATTTAGTCACTGAAACCGCCAAGAAATCCAAAGAACTTGCCTTAGAAGCTTCCAAAAAGGCCGATCAGCTCAAAATAGCCGCTCTTAAACAAGCCGATTCGATCCAATTCAAGTCCATTTCCGATATTATCCCTTCTCAGCTATCCTCTCTCTCCATCGTCAATACTAATGCCTTCTCCTCTGCTTCTTCTTCGGGTTCTGGTCCTGTTGTCTCCGATTCGGAGCTCCGGGAGTTTGGTGTTACTGATGATTTGAGAGATTTTGTTAAAGGATTAACTTCTAGTACCTTCCAGAACTTTCCAATTCAAG ATGAAGGAGAGCCGTCTGATGTGGAGACAACGGAGTCAAATGTACGCAAGGATCTCAGTGAATGGCAGGAGAGGCATGCCACTCTTGTTCTCACCACTGTTAag CAAATTTCGAAGTTGCGATATGAGCTATGTCCGCGTGTGATGAAAGAAAGGAGATTCTGGAGGATTTATTTCACGCTTGTCAGCACTCATGTTGCGAc GTACGAGAAGCAGTATACGGAGGAGGTTAAGCGTAAAGCAGAAGAGCagatgaaagatgaaaaggCAAAGGAAAGTTCAGGGATTGGGGAGAATTCTTCCAAATCAGAATCAACAGAAAAGAGCCTGAAAAGTAAGGCTTCCTCAGATGAGCAGGAGTTGGACTCATTTCTTTTGGGAGATCTTGAAGACAGTGATGGTGGTCCAG TGTTTCAACTATCTGCATTATCTTTCAGATGA
- the LOC133705115 gene encoding uncharacterized protein LOC133705115 isoform X1, which yields MEDFWKRAKVFAEEAAKKSQTLTTSSNTIADLVTETAKKSKELALEASKKADQLKIAALKQADSIQFKSISDIIPSQLSSLSIVNTNAFSSASSSGSGPVVSDSELREFGVTDDLRDFVKGLTSSTFQNFPIQDEGEPSDVETTESNVRKDLSEWQERHATLVLTTVKQISKLRYELCPRVMKERRFWRIYFTLVSTHVATYEKQYTEEVKRKAEEQMKDEKAKESSGIGENSSKSESTEKSLKSKASSDEQELDSFLLGDLEDSDGGPDDGDVSFDDDFDKIGNSDIEDEKHSKKGTGTTS from the exons ATGGAAGACTTCTGGAAGAGGGCGAAGGTATTCGCAGAAGAAGCAGCGAAGAAATCCCAAACCCTTACAACTTCTTCCAACACAATCGCCGATTTAGTCACTGAAACCGCCAAGAAATCCAAAGAACTTGCCTTAGAAGCTTCCAAAAAGGCCGATCAGCTCAAAATAGCCGCTCTTAAACAAGCCGATTCGATCCAATTCAAGTCCATTTCCGATATTATCCCTTCTCAGCTATCCTCTCTCTCCATCGTCAATACTAATGCCTTCTCCTCTGCTTCTTCTTCGGGTTCTGGTCCTGTTGTCTCCGATTCGGAGCTCCGGGAGTTTGGTGTTACTGATGATTTGAGAGATTTTGTTAAAGGATTAACTTCTAGTACCTTCCAGAACTTTCCAATTCAAG ATGAAGGAGAGCCGTCTGATGTGGAGACAACGGAGTCAAATGTACGCAAGGATCTCAGTGAATGGCAGGAGAGGCATGCCACTCTTGTTCTCACCACTGTTAag CAAATTTCGAAGTTGCGATATGAGCTATGTCCGCGTGTGATGAAAGAAAGGAGATTCTGGAGGATTTATTTCACGCTTGTCAGCACTCATGTTGCGAc GTACGAGAAGCAGTATACGGAGGAGGTTAAGCGTAAAGCAGAAGAGCagatgaaagatgaaaaggCAAAGGAAAGTTCAGGGATTGGGGAGAATTCTTCCAAATCAGAATCAACAGAAAAGAGCCTGAAAAGTAAGGCTTCCTCAGATGAGCAGGAGTTGGACTCATTTCTTTTGGGAGATCTTGAAGACAGTGATGGTGGTCCAG ATGACGGTGATGTGagctttgatgatgattttgacaAGATTGGCAATTCT GATATTGAAGATGAGAAACATTCGAAGAAGGGCACAGGTACTACAAGTTAG